A stretch of DNA from Columba livia isolate bColLiv1 breed racing homer chromosome 11, bColLiv1.pat.W.v2, whole genome shotgun sequence:
CCGCTCTTCATGGAGAGGTGGGAGCCACCGAGCTCTGGTTGGTGTTGGCTGAGGGGCTGTGGCTTTGGCTGGCAGTGGTCTGTGGAATTTGCCCGGATTGCAGTCACTCTGGGGATGGGATGCAGCTCCTCTTTTCCTTGGGGTTGCGGTGTGAGGTTGGAGGGCCCTGACCCCTTTTAAGGAGGGACTTCAGACCCCCACTGTGTAGGTGAGAAAGAATAAGCAGCGGCACAGTGTGGCTGGAGGAGGCGAGCAGACTTGGTGAGGAAGATCAGAATTATATAGCTTTGGGGTTTTTGCacagggttgttttttgggCAGCGGTTTATGTGCAGGGCAGGCAGAAGAGACAGGGATTGTTATGGGCTTAGGGGAAGAGCATCAAGGGCTggatggggctggggagctcTAAGTGAAGACACATTCATGTCAGTTGTAGTCTGGTGCTTCGAAGGCAAATCTCCTCCAGTAAGCGTCtaattccttcttgctttgggTTCTAGGTGCCCCCACCCTGTGACGTTTGCAGGTATGCTGGAGATGGGGGTGTCCTACCTGCCAGTCAATGGGAACTGGAAAAGGTACCTGGATGATGCTCAGAGCATCTATGAGGAGCTGCAGAAGGAGATGAAGAAGTCCTTGATGAACCTGGCCAATGATGCCTGCCAGCTGCTGCACGAGGACAGGTACccgtgggctgggggtgcagctcTGGTGGTCCCTGGCAGGCTGCAggtggctgctggggacaggagcaAAGCTGTGGTGTGACAACGGTCTGTTGGGCAGGTACAAAGATGACCCCTGGCTCTGGGATCTTGAGTGGGACACGCAGGAGTTTAAGCAGAAGAAGAATCCGGGCAAAAAGAGGAAGGATcagaacagaaacagcaaagccCCCGTGGCAGCAGCGGGTGCAGATGGGACCACGCAAGAGTGGCAAGAGGGTGAGCACGGGTGGTCTTCAGGGACGAGGGATGCTTGAGGGATGCCTTCCTGTGAGCACCCAGATGAAGGGACACAGTTTGACAGCAGCAGGCTGGCCTGTGTCCCCATTCTGGGGTGTGTGGTGGGTGGCTGGCTcaaggtccctgtccctggcaTGGTGGCACGGAGGGCTCTTTCCAGCTAGTCCTCCTTACCCTATCAGACCCTGGTCCCCctggtgaggatgaggagctggaagcccCTGCAAGCCAGGTCCACCTGGAGCGTCTCAAGGAGACGGTTGTGCTGCAACCCAAGAGACTCCAGCACCTTCCAGGCCACCCGGGGTGAGTTGGGAAccccgggtgtccccaggggttgCCCTGCACTCTCTGACccatctctgctgctccccagctggtACCGCAAGCTGTGCCCACGCCTGGAGGATGCCGGGTGGGTACCGGGACCCAGCCTTATCAGCCTGCAGATGAGGGTGACCCCCAAGCTGATGCGCCTGGCTTGGGACGGCTTCCCCCTCCATTATTCGGAGAAGCACGGCTGGGGCTACCTGGTGCCAGGGCGGCAGGACAATTTGCCAGCAGCCCCCTTGGAGGAGAAGGGCCCTGTCTGCCCACACAGGTGAGGGGATATAGCAGGGTGCTGAGCTGGGGGCTGCCCGTTTTTGGGGGTTCAGGAGTTCCCTAGGACCCTGCTCAGGCACTGCCCCGGAGCCTCGGTCCCTGTTGTGGGTGCGTgagccctgtcctgtcccctgcCAGGGTGATCGAGTACCTGTACAGGCAGCACTGCCTGGAGAAAGGCAAAGAGCAGCTCCCGGGGCCAGAGGCTGCTGTGGAGGATGAGATGCTGGTGATGGACGGCAGCACCATGTGGCAGAAGGTGAAGGAAGGGGTGGAGGGTCCCTTGGTGGGAGAGAGATGTGGGGCTGTACTGCTTTCCATGCACATGCAAAAAACAGTCCCATGTCTCTAGAACGTGGAAATAAGAAATTTCCTTTAATAAGTGTTAAATCACTGGAGAACTGTTGTTTGACCTGGCTCCCCCTGTGGTCCCTCTgtgctgcaggtggaggagctgaGCCGGCTGGAGGTGGATGTGGAGGAGAAAATGGGCAGAGCAAACCAAAGCCTGGTGCAGGTGAAACGGGTTTACTGTGGGATGGGCTATCAGTTCAATCCCTCTTTCCTCGATTTCCCCCTCCCGCCATGCTTGGGGGGGTTCCCAGCATCGCCTCGTATCACTGGTCGCAGGAGGACGCGGATGAGCTGTGCGAGCTGGCGGAGGTGAGCAGCCGGCCATCCCACCACCACGGCAACGGGCCCTACAACGATGTCAACATCCCTGGGTGCTGGTTCTTCAAGCTGCCTCACAAGGCAAGTTAGTGATGGACAGCATCATCTGGGTGCTTCTGGGGCTCTGCAGTGGTCCTGTGTCCCCTTGCCCGTCACCCCCATGCTGCACAGCTCCTGGGACCCCATGATCTTGCCCCATGGGACAGGGTGGTGGAAATGCATCTCTCtagctggggcaggagggtggGTAGAGCTTTACTGATACGTTGAGCCCTGACATCTGTTTTGCTCTTAAAGGACGGGAACGATAACAACGTGGGAAGCCCTTTTGCCAAGGATTTCTTGCCCCAGATGGAGGACGGCACCCTGCGAGCTGCCGTGGGCCGTACCCACGGGACCAGAGCCCTTGAGATTAACAAAATGATCTCGTTTTGGAGGAACGCTCACAAGCGGATCAGGTGAGTGTTTGCCTTCAGCTGAATCGTGACGTCCCTGTGGGCAGAGGCTGCGTCGCACCTAGAGGAGGTTGTGTGGACGTGGGGGGGCTCCGCATCTCACCTGCTGTGTGTCCCCCCAGTTCACAGATGGTGGTGTGGCTGAAGAAAGGGGAGCTGCCTCGCACGGTGACCAGGTATGGGgaggaacagccccagctggggCCACGGTCCCCTCTGTTGCTCTGGGAGGGCTCTTGCAGGATGCTGCTCAGCCTCTCCTCTGTCCCAGGCACCCCGACTATAACGAGGAGGACGATTACGGAGCCATCCTGCCACAGGTGGTGACCGCAGGCACCATCACCCGCCGGGCAGTGGAGCCCACCTGGCTGACGGCCAGCAACGCCCGGGTACACCTGTGTTTGAGTCCTTGTGGTGGTGTCTTGGGGCACCCTCTGTGTGTTTTGGACTGGTGGGAGCAGCCTGGGTTGGGTGCTGGGgtgtgaatcacagaatcacaggcagggctggtgctggAGCCCTTTTGATGATGTGTTTTGACTTTGGGAGAGAGGTCAGCAGAGGCTTCTGAGCTTCAAAATttggtgaaagaagaaaacactgaaatgcttgtttctttcattcCCCAAGCTCCCCTTCTTCCATGCTGGAAGAATGTGGAGAGAGTATCCAAATGAGTGATGCCCCACGTGTGTGTTAAACCTAGCTCTGACTTTCAGAACGGAAtttaggggatggggagcggTCGCTTCTGTGCCGCTGGGGAGGTGCAGGGCTGGCGTTGAGCTGAGCATTGTGTTCCACAGGCTGACCGGGTGGGCAGCGAGCTGAAAGCCATGGTCCAGGTGCCACCCGGCTACTCCCTGGTGGGAGCAGACGTGGATTCCCAGGAGCTCTGGATCGCCGCTGTCCTCGGCGAGGCACACTTTGCCGGCATGCATGGTGAGCGGGGTAGTGGGGTTTCCCCCTCAAACCCGTTCCCGTTTGAAGTCGAACTCCTGTTCCCCTCCCCACAGGCTGCACGGCTTTCGGCTGGATGACTCTGCAGGGGAAGAAGAGCAACGCCACAGACCTGCACAGCAAGACGGCCGCCACGGTGGGCATCAGCCGGGAACACGCCAAAATCTTCAACTACGGGCGCATCTATGGGGCCGGGCAGCCCTTTGCCGAGCGGCTGCTGATGCAGTTCAACCATCGGCTGACCCAGCAGCAGGCACGCGAGAAGGCTCAGCAGATGTACGCGGTCACCAAGGGTGTGCGGAGGTGGGTGCTGCtgagtggggacagggagagcagcggcgTCCCATGGGACCTGGGCACAGGTCACTCTTCTCTCCAGATTTCTTCTCTCTGAGGAAGGGGAGTGGCTGGTGAGGGAGCTGGACCTGGCTGTGGACAGGGCAGAGGATGGATCCGTGTCACTCCAGGATGTCCAGCGGCTCCAGAGAGAAGCCACGAAAAGGTGAGATGTTCTGACCCCACGTGGCTCTGGTGCCATCGAGGTGCGAGATGGGGGGAGCTGCAGCCCAGTGCTGTCAGGCAGACAGGAGATGAGGCTGGATAGTCCTGATACTCCCTCTCTGCTCCGCCAGGGCTGAGGAGGTTTAATCTAGAggctcccagtgcctcccagtgagCAATTAGCAGCAGGAGACACTCACAAAATGGGAGGGAACGTTTGAGGCTCTCCAATGGGACCTGGAGCCTCCTCCCACACTTCCAGCAAACTTTCCTTCTGCCTCACCAGGTCCCGGAGGAAGAAGAAGTGGGATGTGGTGGAGCACCGAGTGTGGGCTGGAGGCACTGAGTCCGAGATGTTCAACAAGCTGGAGAGCATCGCCTTATCCCCATCCCCACAGACCCCGGTGCTGGGCTGTCACATCAGCAGGGCCCTGGAGCCTGCTGTGGCCAAGGGCGAGGT
This window harbors:
- the POLG gene encoding DNA polymerase subunit gamma-1 isoform X2 translates to MRRLLWRRPVRSCTAARGAEPQRCTSSSSASFPLPENLSQEPAQGQRRMNPLNIQMLSRTLHEQIFRGAQVRYSAADIQRSVEHLQRHDLWGKETSTLPDVDLQLPRMYGDNIDEHFRILAQKQSLPYLEAANELLQCELPPVPAQWAWQQGWTRYGPDGQAEAVDFPEERAVVLDVEVCVADGHCPTLAVAVSPHAWYSWCSKRLLEQRYSWSSHLTLADLIPLESPAGASCAGKQDWPERVVVGHNVAFDRAFIKEQYLIQGSQVRFLDTMSMHMAISGLTGFQRSLWMAARHGKRKGLQQVKEHMKKTRSKAEGPAITSWDWVHVSSINNLADVHALYVGGEPLEKEARELFVKGTMADIRSHFQDLMSYCAHDVQATHEVFQEQLPLFMERCPHPVTFAGMLEMGVSYLPVNGNWKRYLDDAQSIYEELQKEMKKSLMNLANDACQLLHEDRYKDDPWLWDLEWDTQEFKQKKNPGKKRKDQNRNSKAPVAAAGADGTTQEWQEDPGPPGEDEELEAPASQVHLERLKETVVLQPKRLQHLPGHPGWYRKLCPRLEDAGWVPGPSLISLQMRVTPKLMRLAWDGFPLHYSEKHGWGYLVPGRQDNLPAAPLEEKGPVCPHRVIEYLYRQHCLEKGKEQLPGPEAAVEDEMLVMDGSTMWQKVEELSRLEVDVEEKMGRANQSLVQEDADELCELAEVSSRPSHHHGNGPYNDVNIPGCWFFKLPHKDGNDNNVGSPFAKDFLPQMEDGTLRAAVGRTHGTRALEINKMISFWRNAHKRISSQMVVWLKKGELPRTVTRHPDYNEEDDYGAILPQVVTAGTITRRAVEPTWLTASNARADRVGSELKAMVQVPPGYSLVGADVDSQELWIAAVLGEAHFAGMHGCTAFGWMTLQGKKSNATDLHSKTAATVGISREHAKIFNYGRIYGAGQPFAERLLMQFNHRLTQQQAREKAQQMYAVTKGVRRFLLSEEGEWLVRELDLAVDRAEDGSVSLQDVQRLQREATKRSRRKKKWDVVEHRVWAGGTESEMFNKLESIALSPSPQTPVLGCHISRALEPAVAKGEFLTSRVNWVVQSSAVDYLHLMLVAMKWLFEEFDIKGRFCISIHDEVRYLVQHQDRYRAALALQITNLLTRCMFAYKLGLQDLPQSVAFFSAVDVDQCLRKEVTMNCTTPSNPTGMEKKYGIPQGEALDIYQLIEITKGSLEKK
- the POLG gene encoding DNA polymerase subunit gamma-1 isoform X1 translates to MYRGVHGSIGGCTTAGGVHGRGVRTYGGCARRRGSLHGSGEGVHGSGRPEEAACAAGASPEWGEMRRLLWRRPVRSCTAARGAEPQRCTSSSSASFPLPENLSQEPAQGQRRMNPLNIQMLSRTLHEQIFRGAQVRYSAADIQRSVEHLQRHDLWGKETSTLPDVDLQLPRMYGDNIDEHFRILAQKQSLPYLEAANELLQCELPPVPAQWAWQQGWTRYGPDGQAEAVDFPEERAVVLDVEVCVADGHCPTLAVAVSPHAWYSWCSKRLLEQRYSWSSHLTLADLIPLESPAGASCAGKQDWPERVVVGHNVAFDRAFIKEQYLIQGSQVRFLDTMSMHMAISGLTGFQRSLWMAARHGKRKGLQQVKEHMKKTRSKAEGPAITSWDWVHVSSINNLADVHALYVGGEPLEKEARELFVKGTMADIRSHFQDLMSYCAHDVQATHEVFQEQLPLFMERCPHPVTFAGMLEMGVSYLPVNGNWKRYLDDAQSIYEELQKEMKKSLMNLANDACQLLHEDRYKDDPWLWDLEWDTQEFKQKKNPGKKRKDQNRNSKAPVAAAGADGTTQEWQEDPGPPGEDEELEAPASQVHLERLKETVVLQPKRLQHLPGHPGWYRKLCPRLEDAGWVPGPSLISLQMRVTPKLMRLAWDGFPLHYSEKHGWGYLVPGRQDNLPAAPLEEKGPVCPHRVIEYLYRQHCLEKGKEQLPGPEAAVEDEMLVMDGSTMWQKVEELSRLEVDVEEKMGRANQSLVQEDADELCELAEVSSRPSHHHGNGPYNDVNIPGCWFFKLPHKDGNDNNVGSPFAKDFLPQMEDGTLRAAVGRTHGTRALEINKMISFWRNAHKRISSQMVVWLKKGELPRTVTRHPDYNEEDDYGAILPQVVTAGTITRRAVEPTWLTASNARADRVGSELKAMVQVPPGYSLVGADVDSQELWIAAVLGEAHFAGMHGCTAFGWMTLQGKKSNATDLHSKTAATVGISREHAKIFNYGRIYGAGQPFAERLLMQFNHRLTQQQAREKAQQMYAVTKGVRRFLLSEEGEWLVRELDLAVDRAEDGSVSLQDVQRLQREATKRSRRKKKWDVVEHRVWAGGTESEMFNKLESIALSPSPQTPVLGCHISRALEPAVAKGEFLTSRVNWVVQSSAVDYLHLMLVAMKWLFEEFDIKGRFCISIHDEVRYLVQHQDRYRAALALQITNLLTRCMFAYKLGLQDLPQSVAFFSAVDVDQCLRKEVTMNCTTPSNPTGMEKKYGIPQGEALDIYQLIEITKGSLEKK